The following are encoded in a window of Manihot esculenta cultivar AM560-2 chromosome 8, M.esculenta_v8, whole genome shotgun sequence genomic DNA:
- the LOC110620702 gene encoding uncharacterized protein LOC110620702, with amino-acid sequence MVLQETGWPLGLRPLNARIGLVRNQELSGSNSFSTLLTGSPSFTADSSSDLDTESTGSFFHDKSITLGSLIRVSSILELSRRSTRRIRTAETLRDKNNCKSKPWFFSLCSKLSSDDVNENDTPSLGHFLEEERRAANIHRRESPMLNGPDDFSPVLPNRDLNSLFVGGQVASSSLGADGGRRSSTELLEQGSGYGFTLIFSCLCGQLIE; translated from the exons ATGGTTCTGCAG GAAACTGGGTGGCCTCTAGGCCTAAGACCACTCAATGCAAGAATTGGGTTGGTAAGAAATCAGGAACTCAGTGGTTCAAATTCATTTAGCACTCTTCTTACTGGTTCTCCTAGCTTCACCGCCGATTCTTCCTCAGATCTCGATACAGAG TCTACTGGATCTTTCTTCCATGACAAGAGCATCACACTTGGGAGCCTCATTAGAGTTTCTAGCATCCTAGAGCTCTCAAGAAGATCAACAAGGAGAATAAGGACAGCAGAAACCTTAAGAGACAAGAACAACTGCAAGTCaaaaccttggttcttttcaCTGTGCTCAAAGCTAAGCAGTGATGATGTGAATGAGAATGACACTCCTTCTCTTGGTCACTTTCTTgaagaagagagaagggcaGCTAATATTCACAGAAGAGAGAGTCCAATGTTAAATGGACCTGATGATTTCTCCCCGGTTCTGCCCAATCGTGATCTTAATTCCCTCTTTGTCGGTGGCCAAGTTGCTAGTTCTTCGTTAGGGGCAGATGGGGGGAGAAGATCCAGCACAGAGTTATTAGAACAAGGCAGTGGCTATGGATTTACATTAATTTTTTCCTGTTTGTGTGGACAACTCATTGAATGA